Part of the Pseudoalteromonas rubra genome is shown below.
TTTGTTTTATGGGATCGTGAATTCGGTTAGTGCCGATGAGCAGCCTGTGACGACGATGAATACCTACCAGCAAACGGCTCAGGCCGACAGTGTAAATGATGCTACTGGTATGGACACATCTGAGCCGATCAATGAGCCCGAAGGTGAGCCTGTCTCTGCGCCATTAGTCTCCGAACCGGTAGTGGCTGCATTGCCGCAAGTCACAGCGAATTTGGTTGTGTCGTCAGCAGCGGTAAACAGTCAGGTTGAACCTGTTGAGCTGACCGATGAACAAGAGGTGGTCGCTGATGAACAGGAGGCCGCTGATCTGACCGTTGACGAAGGCACCAACAATGGTCCGACTAAGCGTTTTGCTGAGGACGCACAGGTTGCCAGTGTGGCCATGGCTGCTCAGGTGGATACTAAGCACATTAGCCGTGCCGTGCTGACCACAGAAGTGATGAACCGGGAACCGGTGAATGTGCTTAAAGACAGTGTTGAACAATCGGCCTTTTCGGATAAGCTGTATTTCTTTACCGAAGTACGTGGTTTGCAGGGACAAACCATTCGCCATTTATGGTTTCATCAGGATCAGTTGATGGCAGAGATTGACTTGGCCATCAGTGCGTACCGGCATCGCACTTACTCCAGCAAAAACATAATGCCCAGCCAAAGTGGTCAGTGGCGTATTGAAGTGATCACCGCAGATGATCGGCTACTGGCACAAAAAACCTTTAGAATTATCGCAACCGCTCAATAGTGAGCAGACTGAGTAAAGCATGACGACGAAAAAAAATGTGTTGCGCATCGCAACAAGAAAAAGTGCGCTGGCCTTATGGCAGGCCGAATATGTGAAAGCTGAACTGGAAAAATTTCATACCGAGCTGACGGTTGAACTGGTGCCTATGTCGACCAAAGGCGACAAAATTCTGGATACCCCTCTGGCGAAAATCGGTGGCAAGGGACTGTTCGTGAAAGAGCTGGAACAGGCCATGCTGGAAGGGCGTGCGGATATTGCCGTACACTCGATGAAAGATGTCCCTGTTGATTTCCCAGACGGTTTGGAATTGCACACCATTTGTGAGCGCGAAGATCCCCGTGATGCATTTGTTTCGAACCGCTACCAGTCGCTGTCTGAGCTTCCGGCAGGTGCTGTTGTCGGTACTTCAAGCCTGCGTCGCCAATGTCAGATCCGGGCCCAGCGTCCGGATTTGGTGATCAAAGATTTACGTGGCAATGTGAATACCCGCCTGGCTAAGCTGGATGCCGGTGAGTTTGATGCCATTATACTTGCCGCCGCGGGCTTGATCCGACTGGAGATGGCTGAGCGGATCGCCAGTTTTGTGCGTGTTGAAGACTCACTACCTGCCAATGGTCAGGGGGCCGTGGGTATTGAATGTCGCAGTGACGATGCACAGGTTCAGGCCTGGCTTGCCCCGCTTGAACACAGTGAAACGCGTATGCGGGTGCTGGCTGAGCGTGCAATGAACCGTCGTCTGGAAGGCGGTTGTCAGGTGCCGATTGGCGCTTATGCAGAAATCGACGGCGAGCAACTTACCTTGCGTGGACTGGTTGGTGCGATAGACGGTAGCCAGATCTTACGTGGCGAGCAAAGCGGACCGGTTGCCGATGCTGAGCAATTGGGGATCCGCCTGGCGGAATCTTTGCTGGCACAAGGTGCGGACCAAATTCTGGCTGAGGTTTACCGGGACAACTAATGTGAAACTAGCCATCACCCGCCCGGCAGGCAAAGGAACGTTGCTTGGTGAACAGCTCGAAGCGCAGGGGATCAGCTGTGACTGTACCCCCGTGCTGGAGCTGGTAAAGCTGCCAGTCAGTGAGACTGAACTGGCACCCATCATGGAAGCTGAGCAGCTGATTTTCATTTCTCAGGATGCGGTGTATTACCTGGCCCAGCATCAGCCTACCTTTTCCCCCGACTGTCAGTTTTTTGCTGTAGGTGAAAAAACCGCAGCGGCCATAGACGCCTGTTTTGACCGTCGTGCCATTGTACCCGAGCAGCATGATTCAGAGGGGTTACTCGCCTTGCCCGCACTGCAACAGATTGAGGATAATCGGGTTGTGGTGGTCAAAGGACGAGGTGGACGCACGCTGATCAACAAGATGCTCAAACAGCGCGGCGCCCGAGTATCACATTGTGTGGTGTATGAGCGGATCCCGGCTGCCACCGGATCTGATATCTGGTTGGACCACTGGCAAAGGCAAGGCATTGACGGTATAGTGATCACCAGTAATGCGGCCATTGATGCCATCTTTAATACCCAGCAGAGCGAATTACTAAACTGGCTGAGCAGCCGTCGGTTTTATCTGGTCAGTCAACGCAGTGCAGAATACCTTCGCGAACAATACGCGATAAAGGACAAACAAATCGCCATCAGTGCAGGCGCCGATAACGATGCGTTACTGGCCTGCATTATGGATAATCAGCCCCGCCAAGGTGGAACTATGACAGAACAACAACAAAGTCAGTCAGGCCCTCAGTCTTCGGATAAGTCACCCAAACCCGCCGCTGTGTCGGGCAAAATCAGCAAAACGGCCGTCCTGGCTCTGCTGGTGGCGCTGACTTCCGGGGTCGGGGCTGCGGGTGTCTATTATCTGGGACAGCAGCAGCTGATTCAGTATCAGCAAACGCTGGCTCAACTGACTCAGGATAATCAGCAATTGCAAGGTGAACTGGCGTCGAGTAAACAGACACTTGCTGAGCTACATGGGCAGCTGGCGCAACGTGACCAAGCGATCGCGCAGCAACTTAAGGCGCAAACGCGTGAACTTGAACAGCGACTACAGGCGACCTTACAAACAGCCAAGCAGCAGCTTGGGGGCGCTCAAAAAGCAGAAATAGCC
Proteins encoded:
- a CDS encoding DUF2914 domain-containing protein yields the protein MTQRIVIKTAVTKANEAPAKSITYQYHWRRIGVVGSAAACGLAALFYGIVNSVSADEQPVTTMNTYQQTAQADSVNDATGMDTSEPINEPEGEPVSAPLVSEPVVAALPQVTANLVVSSAAVNSQVEPVELTDEQEVVADEQEAADLTVDEGTNNGPTKRFAEDAQVASVAMAAQVDTKHISRAVLTTEVMNREPVNVLKDSVEQSAFSDKLYFFTEVRGLQGQTIRHLWFHQDQLMAEIDLAISAYRHRTYSSKNIMPSQSGQWRIEVITADDRLLAQKTFRIIATAQ
- a CDS encoding uroporphyrinogen-III C-methyltransferase, which produces MKLAITRPAGKGTLLGEQLEAQGISCDCTPVLELVKLPVSETELAPIMEAEQLIFISQDAVYYLAQHQPTFSPDCQFFAVGEKTAAAIDACFDRRAIVPEQHDSEGLLALPALQQIEDNRVVVVKGRGGRTLINKMLKQRGARVSHCVVYERIPAATGSDIWLDHWQRQGIDGIVITSNAAIDAIFNTQQSELLNWLSSRRFYLVSQRSAEYLREQYAIKDKQIAISAGADNDALLACIMDNQPRQGGTMTEQQQSQSGPQSSDKSPKPAAVSGKISKTAVLALLVALTSGVGAAGVYYLGQQQLIQYQQTLAQLTQDNQQLQGELASSKQTLAELHGQLAQRDQAIAQQLKAQTRELEQRLQATLQTAKQQLGGAQKAEIAALTRSAEFQANIQRHYLAAAATLTRLHTLVREQSNTTTVQTAIAADLALLKAQPKPQLEALYLDLHGYVTQADDLPLQIMTKPADPQSEQRELTEQVSDWKANAWRSWLKIQDQFIKVRTHDKPVIDPLLDAQEQQLIRAQLNSYLRQAQTALMQQQQSVYFTALEGAGMTLARYYRSDNSAVVAMQAGLKALQQKEFAAQATLELQTPQAVKEWLQ
- the hemC gene encoding hydroxymethylbilane synthase, with the translated sequence MTTKKNVLRIATRKSALALWQAEYVKAELEKFHTELTVELVPMSTKGDKILDTPLAKIGGKGLFVKELEQAMLEGRADIAVHSMKDVPVDFPDGLELHTICEREDPRDAFVSNRYQSLSELPAGAVVGTSSLRRQCQIRAQRPDLVIKDLRGNVNTRLAKLDAGEFDAIILAAAGLIRLEMAERIASFVRVEDSLPANGQGAVGIECRSDDAQVQAWLAPLEHSETRMRVLAERAMNRRLEGGCQVPIGAYAEIDGEQLTLRGLVGAIDGSQILRGEQSGPVADAEQLGIRLAESLLAQGADQILAEVYRDN